Part of the Solanum pennellii chromosome 10, SPENNV200 genome is shown below.
TTGGACCATTACGAGGAACAGGAAAAGGACTGGAGGGCAAAGGAAAAGGTAAAGGTCGACATAAAGGAAGAGATCAAGAAAGCCATGAAAGAGCTTCAATGCGTCCCTGACATTGTTGGGCTTAGTTATGAAGACTTATGTATTCATCAAAATTTGAACCTTCCAGAAGGGTTCAAGATCCCCAAGTTTGACACCTTTGGAGGAGTGGGCAACCCTATGGCTCATCTGAGAGCCTACTGTGACCAGCTCGTGGGAGTTGGAAGGGACGAAGCTTTATTGATGCGGCTCTTCAGTCGAAGCCTATGCGGACGAGATCTTAAATGGTTCACATCGTATGAAACCAGACAATGGCCCAATTGGAATGCATTGGCCAAAGATTTTATCGATCGATTTGCTTACAATGTAGAAATTATTCCAGACCGATACtctttggagaagatgaagcaaaaatCAACCGAGAGATATATGGAGTTCGCCTATAGGTGGAGAAAAGAGGCGGCGAGGGTGAGACCACCCATGTCTGAGAAAGAAATCATTGCAGTATTCGTGCGCGTGCAAGAGCCGaaatattatgatagaattaTGTTGCTCGTTGGAGCAAAATTTGCTGAGATAGTCAAGATTGGTGAGACTATTGAGGACGGTTCAAAATCAAGAAAGATAGCCCGTGTAGCCGTATCGCCTGGATCTTCAGGgctgttgaaaaagaaaagaaaagaagtcgCTGCTGTTTCATTCGGGGGAAGGAAAATCCCCAGAAGCTCATCATATTCCCAAGGTCGTTCCCGGCCTTCCCAAAGTCCTACCAATCTTGCTACACGCAATCTAGTCATCCCCATAATCAAAATGCTACTACCTCCATTTATCCAAACGTCCAAGCTCCACTATACCAAATTCCACCACCAATTTACCAAAGTCCATCTCCCATTTACCCAAATCACCCTCCACCTTATCAAATTTCATCTCCCTACCAGGGTGTTGCTCCTAACTGTGCTAACTTACAGTCGAGCTACCGAGCACCCCCTCCTTtttatcaagtccaagctccactatacaaaaatccccccccccccgaaTTACCAAGCTTCATCGCCAAACTACCAAACAAATCCATATCCCAGAAGTCAAGTTCCCCATCCAAATACCAGAAATTATCAACAGGTGCCTCCTCCTCAACAAGGCAGTTATGACCATCCCCGACCGAGATTTGAGAAGAAGCCTTCAAGGAATTTCACTGTGCTCGCTGAAAGCCGTACAAAGCTATATGAGCGACTGGCTGCGCCTGGGTACATCCACCCTGTGGGGCCCAAACCCGTGGACGTCAATTCAAAATTCTACAGACCCGACCAGAGACgtgcttatcattccaacagtgttgggcatgatactgaagattgtatcaacctcaagcacaaaaTTCAAGAGGTAGTCTCTCTCCAACCGGCGGCACCAAATATCAACACCAACCCATTGCCGAATCATGGATGCAGCAATGTCAATATGATTGAGACAGACGAAGACTGGTGTGGAAGGAAGATGATTACTCCCATCTTTCACGATGATTTGGAAAAGGATGTCTCTTCTTTAAGCGTCAAAGAGGAGAGAGTTCGTTATTTTGACACCTATAAAGGCTGTTGCTTTGGTGCCGTCAGAAACTCTCATCAAGCCTAAGTTTGTTATTGAAATGACTGTTGCTCAAGGCATGACCAGGCCTGGAAGAGGTTACACTCCTGACGAGCTTGCTCTCGGAGGATAGAAGAAGGATCAGGCTAAAAGGACGATAAGTGAAGGAGAAGCGGAGGAATTCTGGAGAAGAATGCAGCCAAAAGATTATTCTATCGTCAGGCATTTGGAGAAGACTCCAGCTCAGATCCCCGTATGGACCTTGCTGATGAGCTTTCAATCCCAGAGGCAGGTCTTAATGAAAGCTCCCGATGATACGTACGTACCCGCAGGCACAAGCAGCGATAACGTGGCCGCCATGATTCACCAGGTTATTCGAGGACACCGAATCAACTTTTGTGACGATGAGCTTCCTGTTGAAGGGAGGTCACACAATAAGGCCTTGCACATCACTGTGGTATGCCGCGAAAGGGTTGTCAACCGCGTCTTAGTAGATGATGGATCTGGTCAGAATATCTGCCCGTTGTCGATGTTGAGGCAGCTAAGGTTTGACCTTGGGAAACTGCAGCAAAACCAAGTCAACGTGAGAGACTTTGATGGGGTTTAGATAGACACGTTGGGAGCGGTGAATTTGGCCATTCAAATGGGCCCAGCTGAATTCAGCGTCCAATTTCAAGTATTGGATATCGATGCCAGTTACAACCTTCTTCTGGGAAGGCCGTTCATCCATATGGATGGATCCGTCCCTTCTACTATCCATCAGATGATGAAGCTCATGTGGAAGAATGAAGAGCTGGTTATTCATGGCGAAGGGAGTCACCTTGGCAGACAAGTGCCGATCATTGATGAGATATCGCGAGGTACAGACTTTTACACGGTGGAGCTGGTGAATGCCACCGGTGATGACTTGTCCCCACAGAACCCCATGCCTGCCGTGTACAAGATGATAGCCACTGTGATGCTGCAGAATGATTTTGAGCCAGGTTTCGGATTGGGAAGAGattcccaaggaattattgagcctGTTTCGGTCCTTGTTAAGGTATCcagatatggtttggggtacatccccacagatgatgacatgaagatgaagaagaaaaatgatcaagCATTGACTAAGACGATCCCACATCTGTATCAATCCTTTCCAATCCGCGAGTACGCCGAGCATGAAGACCttagggaaggaatctgtgacCTCTTCGAGGAGATCGATGCTGTTGTTGAGGAGGAGGTCGAGCTAGCTGGTATCCGCGATGCTGAGCCAGGGGAGGTGCTGCGGAACTGGACCTCCACGCCCATCCTGATACCCCGAACTCTTCAGTAGAAAGGCGTCATTTCATGCACATTAACATCGGTTGTAGCCcggaagaggcccgagacccaccattttgcatttttcttaaCTGTtcgaattttcaaattttcattgtGATGTTCAAAGAAGGTAACATGGCTCAATGCCATGGCCAAAGTTTACATTGTTTCGTGaatttgaatgaaagcctctttgttttttttaactCTATTTATTTAGTCGTTTGTTATACTTTACTTGCCTAACTTtgtctgtttatgatttctGTAACATAAGTTTTagacctgccaatgtcatgtcatgtcacgagctgaatgaacaaaatgaggcaggtgaTCACGAGGTTGACaattatgaagaagaaagtgaggAACCAGATTATGTCGCCGCGGAATTTCGGCAGTTCGAAAATTAGCAtaaaccaaatctagagaaaatGGAAACGGTAAATTTGGGGGATCCGAGATGTGTTAAAGAAGTTAAGATCAACATCCACTTAAATGAAACTCAGAAAGAGGGCCTAATTCATTTGCTTGctgaatatattgatgtgttCGTTTGGAAAGTCGGTGAGATGCAAGGGTTTAGTACCGATGTCGTATCTCATAAGCTGCCGACTAACCCGAGGTTCGATCCGGTGAAGAAAAAAACTCGGAAATTCAAGCCTGAATTGAGCTTAAAGATTAAGGAAGAGATCACCAAGAAGATAGAGTCCTGATTGGTGGAAGTGACATGGTATCCAACTTGGCTGGACAATGTTGTTCCGGTCGCCAAAAAAGACGGGAAAATCAGGATTTGTGTCGACTATAGAGATCTCAAAAAATCTAGCccgaaggataattttccgttgccaaatattcatattttgattgacaATTGTGCTAGGTATGAAATgcagtcatttgtggattgttacgcAAGTTATCATCAGATTCTGATGGATGAGGAAGACGCAGTAAAAACGACTTTCATcacaccttggggtgtatatcgTTACAGAGTGATGCCGTTCGGTCTCAAGAACGCTGGTGCCACCTACATGAGAGCCATGACGACCATATTTCATGACATGGTTTATAAGGAGATTGAAGTGTATGAGGATGACGTCATAATCAAATTTCGCGAGAGTTCGGATCACTTGACACATCTAAGGAAATTTTTTGATCGCCTGCGTCgttacaacttgaagttaaatcccgCCAAATGCTTTTTTGGAGTTCCAGCCAgaaagttgttgggatttattGTCAGCAGAAGGGGCATTGAGCTTGACCCTTCTAAgattaaagcaattcaagagttacctccgccgaagacgagaaaagaggtgatgagtttcttggggaggttaaactacatcagtcgattcatagctcaatcaaccgtggtatgtgagcctattttcaagctgttgaagaaagacgccccgacaaagtggactgaagagtgtcatactgcttttgatgctatcaagaactatttctCCAATCCACCGGTATTGATTCCTCCGCGAGAAGGGAGTCCTTTATTGTTGTACGTTTCTATCTCATATAGTGCATTCGGATGCGTACTTTGTCAACACGACGAGACATGAATGAAGGAAAGGGTTATctattatataagcaagaagtttactccataCGAGTCTCGTTACACCTTGTTGGAGAGAACGTGTTGTGCACTGACATGGCTTGCCCAGAAGTTGAGACACTATTTGTCTTCGTATACTACATATCTCATTACCAGAATGGATCCATTGTAGTATATTTTCCAGAAAGCGATGCCGACCGAAAAGTTAGCTAAATGGCAAATGCTGTTGAGTGAGTTTGATATCatgtatgtgactcagaaggCAATAAAGGCACAGgctttggctgatcatcttgcaaAAAATCCtgttgatgaagagtatgaaccacTTAAGACTTACTTTTacgatgaagaagtgtcatttgtgggtgaGGATATTTCTGAAGCATATCCAGGTTGGATATTATTCTTTGATTGAGCAGCAAATCATCAAGGTCAAGGCATCGGAGCGGTCCTAGTGTCAGAATCTGGTCACCACTACCCTATGGCAGCTAAGCTCCGATTTAATTGCACGAACAACATGGCTgaatacgaagcttgtattcttggGTTGAAGATGGCCATCGACATGAATGTTTACGAGTTGTTGGTTATGGGAGACTCAGATCTTTTGATTCATcaggttcaaggagaatgggctgCGAAGAACCCGAAGATTATACCATACGTGTAATATGTGCAGAAGTTGTGCATGAGGTTTCGTAAGATCAAATCTAGGCACACTCCcagaatataaaatgagttggatGATTCTCTTGCCACCATCACATTGATGATTAAACATCCGGATACAGATTATATTGATCCTTTGGATATAGCGTTGAAAGAACATCCAGTCCACTGTTCCCATGTTGAAGCAGAACTAGACGGTTGCCTTGGTATTTTGATAAAAAGAAGTACTTGGAGTCTGGAACTTATCCCGAAGATGCTATGTCCAATCAAAAGAAGTCGATACACCGTAtggctctcaatttctttctaagtggAAAAGTCatttataggaggactccagatttgggTCTTTTAAGATGTATTGATGCTATTGAAGCTGTGAagcttattgaacagatacatgctgGAATTTGTGGCACGCATATGAATGGGCTCACTTTGGAAAGAAAGATCCTACGAGCCGGATATTTCaggatgactatggagaatgattgttgaaagtttgtgcaaaaattccacaaatgtcaagtgcacggtgaTCTGATACGAGTGCCATCTCATGAGCTTAATGCGATGAGTTTGccttggccatttgtagcttggggtaTGGATGTCATAGGTCCGATAGATCCAGCCGCTTCTAATGGACGCAGATTtattttggttgccattgattacttcaccaagtgggtggaagtAGCTTCAtacaagtcggtaaccaagaaagttgcAGTTGATTTTGTTTGCAACAATTTGATATGCAGGTTTGGAGTACCAGAATCCATTATTACCGACAATAGCACAAACTCAACAGCCACTTGATGAGAGAGATATGTGAGCAATTTAATATTACTCACCGAAACTCAACCACTTATCGTCCCCAAATGAACGGAGCTATAGAGGCggccaataagaatatcaaaaagattttgaggagAATGATCGACAAGCATCGAGGTTCGCATGAGATGTTACCATACGCTTTATTGGGTTATCAAACGACTGTCAGAACGTCGACTGGAGCTACGCCATACTTGCTAGTGTATGGAATGGAAGCATTTATACCTGCTGAAGTCGAAATACCGTCTTTGATAATCATCCAAGAAGATGAGTTAAGTAATGCTGAATGGGTCAGCAAGCGGATTGATCAACTAACTTTGATCGATGAGAAGAGATTGATTGTCGTCTGTCATGGTCAGTTGTATAGACAGAGAATGATTCGTGCCTTTCACAAGAGGGTAAGAGCTAGAATTTTCGAAGCTGGTCAGTTGGTTCTTAAGcgtatttttcctcatcaagatgaGTACAAAGGAAAGTTCGCACCAAACTGGAAAGGTTCGTACATAGTTTGTAAAGTTTTATTTGGAGGTGGCTTGGTCCTGTCGGAAATGAACCGTATGGCCGACACCGATCAACTCAGATGCCgtcaagagatactacgtgCGAAGCTGCGGTTTACATTTCTGTTATTCACTTGTAATCATTCTGTtttcttgtatttgttttgcttAAATTCTTATCCCTCTCGTagtgaactacgtttgacctgaattctcaagaatgagatacgtaggcggcctatgtcggcctcggtcaccccatttatcCCTTTAGGTTATTTCTTTGAagttgaactacgttcgacctgagttctcaagaatgagatacgtaggcggcctatgttgGCCTCGGTCGGCTTCAttgtaattttcttatttttgttaacCTTTGAGGGGGAACTATGTTTGAcatgattcctgcctcaacgggatacgtaggcgccacaagggttcaGTCATATCTCCCGTAAGATATCTATACCTGAAGAAGATTCTTCCTCAACAAGTCAAGACTGAAGATACTTCAAAATTcgcaactgggacagaattttcgGGAGGATCCCGAAAATTCCATGATTTACTTACCGACAGTTGAAGGTAGCCAAAACTTGTAACTTGGacaaaattttgaggatggcctaAAAATTTCAGCCTGGTTTATCGACAGTTTTGAGTGACTCCGAATACTCCCCAGCGATAATCAGATAGACCTCCAAGCATTAGACTCAAAGTAGTTTGTTAAGCCTGATATGACATGAATTGAGAGTGACCTTTTTCAGATACTATTTCTCGAAAgtttatttctcttaaattttcccttttatgtttcatttgttttggcataaaatattttgtctcatctatcaagagtcgggagatcgggaaatcaatGGAAGATAGCAGGACAAGGAGCATACAACTAAagaaatcgacacagatcattttgtttttaaaactaACAGTTTTCTGTGGACGCATGTTAATAGCTTTGCTTTGAAATCAGCAAATTCTTTCGATTGATAAGTATGGAGAAATCAAAGGAGGAGCAAACTATCCCAAAATCAATAGTTTTTCTAGAAGCACGAAGCATTTTGTATCGCTTATGTCAGAgacttgggaatatgaattatttattttgattaatttccGACAACATGGAATTTATAAAGAACGTCCAGCTAGATTCGAAGGTGAATCAAGCAAAAATCTCAAGGAAGAGTTTATAGGTTTCCGTAA
Proteins encoded:
- the LOC107001138 gene encoding uncharacterized protein LOC107001138; its protein translation is MNGAIEAANKNIKKILRRMIDKHRGSHEMLPYALLGYQTTVRTSTGATPYLLVYGMEAFIPAEVEIPSLIIIQEDELSNAEWVSKRIDQLTLIDEKRLIVVCHGQLYRQRMIRAFHKRVRARIFEAGQLVLKRIFPHQDEYKGKFAPNWKGSYIVCKVLFGGGLVLSEMNRMADTDQLRCRQEILRAKLRFTFLLFTCNHSVFLYLFCLNSYPSRSELRLT